aaacagagacaaaaatcagacagcaaaaaccaaaaaccacaaacagacagctaatacagactccaaaaaccacacagaaaaaaccgacacaaaaaacactcagaaaaaaaaaacacctaatacAAACTCCTCTAACACTCTCCAAAAAATCTTTCCTACATcactcctacacaaaccaacagccacagacaacagaacaaaagcacctcgctttcaggaaggggaacacagggatgtacttttgcaatggaagggcgtttgtctggggctatatatacacagggcgtatctcactaagtacgccgggcctagttcctatctcactgattgcgccgggccgagttctgagcatgcccagtgaggtgcatattcatgcgcgcatgcgcagtacggccggcccttcatttgcatggggtcacggctcatttcaatggagcacgcccacttccttcccactttcaattaccccgccttacgtctcgaaatttacgttacgctggcgcaaatactctgtggatacaggacttacgtcacaaaattgagcCGCCGTAACGTAATAGACATGCGTTACGCcaaactaaatatgcgccgctctacgagaatctggccctatattactttTGGAATGGTTGAGATAATTATATAGCACCTTGCCTACAGAGAAGACAACAAAACGTACCTAACAAGCTAGGAGGATCTTACAAACATACAGTCCATATAAACCCCAAACTTGTAGAACTGGCTATGCGAAGGTTATACCAAGCATGATTCTTGCTCTTACCATATACAGTCTACCTTTAATAATTTTGTGAGTGCACTGCTTATACTAGCTGCTTAGTGAATGAATACTCTGATATTTTTGTCTTTGCTAATATAGTACCTTCTAATACGGTGTCATGCTGTCCACATACATGAACAGTGTGGATTCCTAATGTACGCAGTAAATAGGTATGTTTTATACTGTTTTGACAACTTGTCTTTATTCCCAAATACAAATACAATGTGGATTGTACTTATTTTTCACCTTCCTTCTATGAAAATGTTATAAAATGAGATTAAACAAAATTCAGTATCAACATTGAAATTGAGCTCTTGATTTCAACCTTTATatcattaaaataaattaaacaacaTTGGCCCCAAGACAGAACCGTGGAGGCCAAccatttaggccgcgtacacaggtTCGTtgcaaaccgatgagaatggtccgacaggccatttccatcggttcaccgctgaagtggcctgatgtgcgtacacaccatcgttccaaaaaccgatcgggtcagaacgcggtgacgtcaaacacacgacatgctgaataaaacaaagttcaatgcttccaagcatgcgtcgacttgattctgagcatgcgcaggttttgaaccgatgctttctgtactaaccatcggtttggaccgatcgggcagcggtccatcggttcgattttgaagcatgttttaaaattttggaccaaaggaaaacagaccgatgggctatacacacggtcggtttggaccgatgaaactgaacctcggtccattctcatcggttttgtctgaccttgtgtacgcggcctcagaggatGAGGCATTTATCACTACTCTCTGAACCCGTTCATGTAACCATGCAACAGAACTTCATAGACTAAACATTTATGAGGTACAAAATCTAGATAGACTACAGTACATCCACTGGACTTCCACCATCCAATTTCTCACTTCCATCCACATAGAACAATAACAGGTTGGTCTGACAAGAACGGTCTTTCAgggcaagaatacggcttctcccctgtgtgcaatctctgatgtttaGCAAGCTCCGATttccctgaaaaacatttcccgcactcaggacaggaatacggcttctcccctgtatgAATCCTCTGATGTGAAACAAAATGTGATTtctgtgcaaaacatttcccacactcggtgcaaaaatacggcttctcccctgtatgAATCCTCTGATGTAAAACAAAATGTGATTtctgtgcaaaacatttcccacactcagtgcaaaaatacggcttctccccggtgtgagatctttgatgtctaACAAGATTTGATTTCtttgtaaaacatttcccgcactcagaacagggatGAAGCATTCCACAGGtgggagatctctgatgtatagcAAGATTTAATTCAGAGTTAAAACGTTTcccacattcaggacaggaaaatTTCTCCTTTCCCTGAATTccggcaccatccctcacagtACGAGGTTGCTCAGAGTCAGAGGGATTTGATGGTCTCTCCACACTGTGAAGTCCTCCATCCATAGCTGAGCTCATTGTCTTCTCTCCTGCACAATCTCTTATGATGTCCACACCTTCCATTATACAAACTGGAGATAAAGTGATACGAGCCTTTGAGGGTTTCCCGATGGCGTGTCCTGGAAAAATATGAAAACATGAtcaataccctgtttccccaaaaataagacctaccctgaaaataagacctagcgttattttccaggagggctgcaatataagccctaccccgaaaataagccctagtt
The sequence above is drawn from the Rana temporaria chromosome 4, aRanTem1.1, whole genome shotgun sequence genome and encodes:
- the LOC120935889 gene encoding zinc finger protein 260-like; this encodes MEQRSEGHKDPYKDIKMKSPNNRNASQKCTPPLYSRDPTQEGHTIPHHHQGEDLMNMKVEGEVEETYVRDDQQYMEEAGMMRTFKEEDTPTEISTGHAIGKPSKARITLSPVCIMEGVDIIRDCAGEKTMSSAMDGGLHSVERPSNPSDSEQPRTVRDGAGIQGKEKFSCPECGKRFNSELNLAIHQRSPTCGMLHPCSECGKCFTKKSNLVRHQRSHTGEKPYFCTECGKCFAQKSHFVLHQRIHTGEKPYFCTECGKCFAQKSHFVSHQRIHTGEKPYSCPECGKCFSGKSELAKHQRLHTGEKPYSCPERPFLSDQPVIVLCGWK